A single Glycine soja cultivar W05 chromosome 14, ASM419377v2, whole genome shotgun sequence DNA region contains:
- the LOC114384330 gene encoding probable polyamine transporter At3g13620: MGEKENPSAESAPTTTVPAVSRTTKKPKKLTLIPLIFLIYFEVAGGPYGEEPAVQAAGPLLALLGFLVFPFIWSVPEALITAELTTAYPGNGGFVLWASRAFGPFWGSLMGTWKFLSGVINIAAFPVLCIDYVQKIFPVFHSGWPRHVAVLSSTLTLSFLNYTGLTIVGYVAVLLAVISLTPFIVMSLIAIPKIKPHRWISLGQKGVKKDWNLFFNTLFWNLNFWDNVSTLAGEVDEPQKTFPLALFVAVIFTCVSYLIPLFAVTGAVLVDQTQWENGFHAQAAEIIAGKWLKIWIDFGAVLSAIGLFEAQLSSSAYQILGMAEIGILPKLFGVRSKWFHTPWLGILVSTIITIGVSYMDFTDIISSANFLYSLGMLLEFASFLWLRWKSPSIKRPYRVPLKLPLLVVMCLVPSGFLVLIMVIATKTVYLVSGVMSVAGIGFFLFIKLCKRKKWVGFEQEEDDGFERDNVSSLCISVVVLD, translated from the coding sequence ATGGGCGAAAAAGAAAATCCTTCTGCAGAATCTGCACCAACCACAACCGTTCCCGCCGTTTCCAGAACCACAAAAAAACCCAAGAAACTAACCCTAATCCCTCTGATATTCCTCATCTACTTCGAGGTCGCGGGCGGGCCCTATGGCGAGGAGCCCGCGGTGCAAGCCGCGGGCCCCCTCCTAGCCCTCCTGGGCTTCCTCGTCTTCCCCTTCATCTGGAGCGTCCCGGAAGCCCTAATAACCGCCGAATTAACCACCGCCTACCCCGGCAACGGCGGCTTCGTCCTATGGGCCTCACGGGCCTTCGGCCCATTCTGGGGCTCCTTGATGGGCACGTGGAAGTTCCTCAGCGGCGTCATCAACATCGCCGCCTTCCCGGTCCTCTGCATCGACTACGTCCAGAAAATCTTCCCCGTCTTCCACTCCGGCTGGCCCCGCCACGTGGCGGTTCTCTCCTCAACCCTCACCCTCTCCTTCCTGAACTACACCGGCCTCACCATCGTGGGCTACGTCGCCGTTTTACTTGCTGTGATTTCTCTCACCCCCTTTATCGTAATGTCCCTCATCGCAATCCCCAAGATTAAACCACACAGGTGGATCAGTCTGGGGCAGAAGGGTGTGAAGAAAGATTGGAACTTGTTCTTCAACACTCTTTTCTGGAACTTGAACTTCTGGGACAACGTGAGTACCTTAGCAGGGGAAGTTGATGAACCGCAGAAAACTTTCCCCTTGGCTCTCTTTGTGGCAGTGATTTTCACTTGCGTGTCTTACCTGATACCACTTTTCGCTGTCACCGGAGCTGTTTTGGTTGATCAAACTCAATGGGAAAACGGGTTTCACGCGCAGGCTGCGGAGATCATCGCGGGAAAATGGTTGAAAATATGGATTGATTTTGGCGCGGTTTTATCTGCAATTGGGCTTTTCGAGGCCCAATTGAGCAGCAGCGCGTATCAGATCCTCGGCATGGCGGAGATCGGGATATTACCGAAGCTTTTCGGTGTTCGGTCTAAGTGGTTCCACACGCCGTGGTTGGGGATTTTGGTTTCTACCATAATAACGATTGGTGTGTCGTACATGGACTTCACCGACATCATTTCCTCGGCGAATTTCTTGTACAGTTTGGGAATGTTGTTGGAGTTCGCCTCGTTTCTTTGGTTGAGATGGAAATCTCCTTCCATTAAGAGGCCTTACCGAGTTCCATTGAAGCTTCCACTTTTGGTGGTGATGTGTTTGGTGCCCTCTGGGTTTCTGGTTTTGATTATGGTTATTGCTACGAAAACTGTATATTTGGTGAGTGGGGTGATGAGCGTGGCTGGGATTGGGTTTTTCTTGTTCATAAAACTCTGCAAGAGGAAGAAGTGGGTAGGGTTTGAACAAGAGGAAGATGATGGCTTTGAAAGGGATAATGTGTCTTCGCTGTGTATAAGTGTAGTAGTCTTAGATTGA